A section of the Veillonella criceti genome encodes:
- the hisH gene encoding imidazole glycerol phosphate synthase subunit HisH — protein sequence MIAIVDYDAGNTFNVQKAFAYLGIPTVLTADRDKILGAAGVVVPGVGAFKQAMETLSARGLVSVLQDVANQEKPLLGICLGMQILFESSTEYGKTAGLGLIPGTVEPLPADLGLLVPHTGWNQNQVYKKQSPFALVNEEYTYFVHSYYACCDAQYITAVAEYGVKVPAIVERGSVYGMQFHPEKSAAVGLRLLNQFGVLCGAV from the coding sequence ATGATTGCAATCGTTGATTATGATGCAGGTAATACATTTAATGTGCAAAAAGCCTTTGCTTATTTGGGGATTCCTACTGTATTAACAGCCGATAGAGATAAAATTCTAGGCGCTGCTGGTGTAGTGGTACCAGGGGTAGGTGCCTTTAAACAAGCTATGGAAACTTTGTCGGCCCGTGGCTTAGTTTCTGTGTTACAGGACGTAGCGAACCAAGAAAAACCCTTATTAGGTATTTGTTTAGGCATGCAGATTCTATTTGAGTCATCTACTGAATATGGTAAGACTGCTGGGTTAGGGCTTATACCTGGCACCGTAGAGCCTCTTCCAGCTGATTTAGGCCTTTTGGTCCCTCATACCGGTTGGAATCAAAATCAGGTATATAAGAAACAGAGTCCATTTGCATTAGTTAATGAAGAATATACGTATTTTGTTCATTCGTATTATGCTTGTTGTGATGCACAATATATAACGGCCGTTGCAGAGTATGGTGTGAAAGTGCCTGCTATTGTAGAGCGCGGTTCTGTGTATGGCATGCAGTTTCACCCTGAAAAAAGTGCGGCTGTAGGCCTTCGCCTGTTGAATCAGTTTGGCGTTTTGTGTGGAGCCGTATAA
- a CDS encoding energy-coupling factor ABC transporter ATP-binding protein, giving the protein MERIQDVSKLVYTHVQGGQFRWVTVSTLMLALGTILHLVSPSVAGITPNWMIATYCVAIHLTRPNYRQSLGIGLVAALINLMTSKSAFPYANLLSEPAGALTCAFVVHIFSKVKLGSHMVPPVVSGFFSTLVSGAIFVTILFYVLALPLDVYLKGMWPLVLIISLCNAVVTPLLYVPAQRLFARRGYLPNADEVISSDHSQYELVPATDAKISIEHFSYYYGSQTKPAIKDVNLVVNDGDFLVITGPAGCGKSTLCMAMIGAVPKFYGGRMEGMVYVNGKATTQAEISELATEIGVVLADYDTQLVTMTVAEEVAFAMENRGYTPEQIKERSAIVFKQVGLEGKEDRKITSLSGGQRQRLAIASVLATNPSILVLDEPTSSLDPEGTEELYRLVGSLNKEYGITVVVIDHDLHAVLPYANRMALMVDGELRCDDVPEKTLRYMYINDIYVDALPSIFTTYMRLEAAGYQFEAPWLSVEAAKTGLKVS; this is encoded by the coding sequence ATGGAGCGAATTCAAGATGTTTCAAAATTAGTATATACACATGTGCAAGGCGGTCAGTTTCGTTGGGTTACTGTGAGCACCTTAATGTTGGCCCTTGGCACTATTTTACACTTAGTAAGTCCCAGTGTAGCGGGGATTACGCCAAACTGGATGATTGCCACTTATTGTGTAGCTATTCATTTGACACGGCCTAATTATCGTCAGTCCTTAGGGATTGGTTTAGTGGCAGCGCTTATCAATTTGATGACTTCTAAGTCGGCCTTTCCTTATGCCAACTTATTAAGTGAACCAGCCGGGGCATTGACTTGTGCTTTTGTAGTACATATATTTAGCAAAGTAAAATTAGGTAGTCATATGGTTCCACCTGTTGTATCAGGCTTTTTCAGTACCTTAGTATCTGGTGCGATTTTTGTAACGATTTTATTTTATGTATTAGCATTACCGCTTGATGTATATCTTAAAGGGATGTGGCCGTTAGTTCTAATCATATCTCTTTGTAATGCCGTTGTTACCCCTTTACTTTATGTACCAGCACAACGTTTATTTGCTCGTCGTGGCTATTTACCAAATGCTGATGAGGTTATTTCGAGTGATCATAGTCAATATGAATTAGTACCTGCCACAGATGCTAAAATTTCCATTGAACATTTCTCATATTATTATGGTAGTCAAACAAAACCAGCCATTAAAGATGTGAATTTAGTGGTTAATGATGGTGATTTCTTAGTTATTACAGGGCCGGCTGGTTGTGGTAAATCCACTTTATGTATGGCTATGATTGGGGCGGTGCCTAAATTCTACGGTGGTCGTATGGAAGGTATGGTGTATGTTAACGGCAAGGCTACAACGCAAGCGGAAATTTCAGAATTGGCCACTGAAATTGGTGTTGTATTAGCTGATTATGATACACAACTTGTAACGATGACAGTAGCCGAAGAAGTGGCCTTTGCCATGGAAAACCGAGGCTATACACCAGAACAGATTAAAGAACGCAGTGCCATTGTGTTTAAGCAAGTGGGCCTTGAAGGAAAAGAAGATCGTAAGATTACAAGCCTTTCTGGGGGACAACGTCAACGTTTAGCCATTGCTTCTGTATTGGCTACGAATCCTTCTATTTTAGTGTTAGATGAACCGACCAGTTCGCTCGATCCAGAAGGGACGGAAGAACTATATCGCTTAGTTGGTTCTTTAAATAAGGAATATGGTATTACGGTAGTTGTAATTGACCATGATTTACATGCTGTATTACCATATGCCAATCGGATGGCGCTTATGGTGGATGGTGAACTTCGCTGTGATGATGTGCCTGAAAAAACATTGCGCTATATGTACATCAATGATATTTATGTAGATGCATTACCTTCCATCTTTACAACCTATATGCGGTTAGAAGCGGCCGGTTACCAATTTGAAGCGCCATGGCTTAGCGTTGAGGCTGCAAAAACTGGTTTGAAGGTATCCTAA
- a CDS encoding energy-coupling factor transporter transmembrane component T family protein — protein sequence MKRLVPFTKILMTIAFSVWAVLFQTPYELTLLLALELIILLATGLLSKQLKAVLVLATFAVFLAVVQYIGGGTLESAYVTGLRMLCMTMVFIMLLATTKLQDLTAALVTQCKIPYEYAFMFTAALRFVPDFIAESKAVQEAQACRGLALEGNIFKRFASYGSVIQPLLLKSLGRSETMALSLELRGFGNKNHSFVATVGMRSLDYAVVAVLALVTVAIILYVRGAI from the coding sequence ATGAAACGATTAGTACCTTTTACCAAAATATTGATGACTATTGCGTTTTCCGTGTGGGCTGTTCTCTTCCAAACCCCTTACGAATTAACGTTACTATTAGCGTTAGAGCTCATTATTTTATTAGCAACCGGTCTCTTGAGTAAACAGTTAAAAGCCGTATTAGTATTGGCCACTTTTGCCGTGTTTTTGGCTGTGGTGCAATACATTGGGGGTGGCACTTTGGAATCAGCCTACGTAACTGGTTTGCGCATGCTTTGTATGACTATGGTCTTTATTATGCTCTTGGCGACTACTAAATTGCAGGATTTAACAGCGGCGCTAGTTACACAATGTAAAATTCCCTACGAATATGCGTTTATGTTCACCGCAGCCCTTCGTTTTGTACCTGATTTTATTGCCGAAAGTAAAGCGGTACAAGAAGCACAGGCCTGTCGTGGCCTTGCCTTAGAAGGTAATATTTTTAAACGATTTGCGTCTTATGGTTCGGTTATTCAACCGCTATTGTTGAAGTCTTTAGGTCGTTCTGAAACGATGGCTTTATCGTTGGAACTACGTGGTTTTGGTAATAAAAATCACAGTTTTGTAGCCACAGTAGGGATGCGTAGTTTAGATTATGCTGTAGTAGCTGTATTGGCTCTTGTAACGGTAGCCATTATTTTGTATGTACGTGGCGCAATTTAA
- the hisD gene encoding histidinol dehydrogenase, which produces MKIYREPLATMLDLVNKYTAQTVDIDIEQQVRTIIETVMAEGDEALRKYSHQFDGVAVEALEVSKAEIEDAYNQLPAELLKALEVAKANIEAFHKREIDQSFIDLDTTGILRGQKVTPLKRVGIYVPGGTAAYPSTILMCALPAKIAGVKEVIMVTPPQKEGIAPIVLGAAKLAGVDAVYQVGGAQAVAALAYGTESIPKVDKIVGPGNIYVATAKRQVFGQVSIDMIAGPSEIGILADETANPVHIAADLLSQAEHDKRARSILITNSEVLANAVATEVERQLNELPRKEIAKVAIEERSFIAIIDSIEDMFTLMNEVAPEHLEIQLTNAVEYMSLVENAGSVFLGPYTAEPVGDYMGGPNHVLPTSGTARFSSPLGVYDFVKRTSFMQFSKARLQELAPHIAVLARTEGLEGHARSIEIRFDEKADQFTFDNEEVNGLYGH; this is translated from the coding sequence ATGAAAATATATAGAGAACCGTTAGCGACTATGCTTGACTTAGTCAATAAATATACAGCACAAACCGTTGATATAGACATTGAACAACAAGTTCGCACGATTATTGAAACGGTAATGGCTGAAGGGGATGAGGCACTTCGTAAGTATAGTCATCAATTTGATGGGGTAGCTGTAGAGGCGTTAGAGGTATCGAAGGCTGAAATAGAGGACGCCTATAATCAATTACCAGCAGAGTTATTAAAAGCCCTAGAAGTGGCTAAGGCAAATATAGAGGCGTTTCATAAACGGGAAATTGATCAGAGCTTTATTGATTTAGATACGACGGGGATATTGCGTGGTCAAAAAGTAACCCCTCTTAAACGTGTCGGTATTTATGTACCTGGTGGTACGGCGGCTTATCCATCAACGATTTTAATGTGTGCCTTACCAGCTAAAATTGCAGGCGTTAAAGAAGTTATTATGGTGACGCCTCCACAAAAAGAGGGTATTGCGCCTATCGTGCTAGGGGCGGCTAAATTGGCGGGCGTTGATGCGGTATACCAAGTAGGTGGGGCACAAGCGGTGGCAGCACTTGCCTATGGTACAGAGTCCATTCCTAAAGTGGATAAAATTGTGGGCCCTGGTAACATTTATGTAGCTACGGCGAAGCGCCAAGTGTTTGGGCAAGTTTCTATTGATATGATTGCAGGGCCTTCGGAAATTGGAATTTTAGCTGATGAAACGGCGAATCCTGTTCATATTGCTGCTGATTTACTATCACAAGCAGAGCATGATAAACGGGCGCGTTCTATTTTAATAACCAATAGTGAAGTATTGGCGAATGCAGTAGCTACAGAAGTAGAACGTCAACTTAATGAGTTACCGCGTAAGGAGATTGCAAAGGTGGCAATTGAAGAGCGAAGTTTTATCGCTATTATTGACTCTATTGAAGATATGTTTACGTTAATGAATGAAGTGGCACCAGAACATTTAGAGATTCAACTAACCAATGCTGTGGAATATATGAGTTTAGTAGAAAATGCAGGGTCTGTATTTTTAGGACCTTATACGGCTGAACCGGTAGGGGATTATATGGGGGGCCCTAACCATGTATTGCCGACCAGTGGTACGGCGCGTTTTTCTTCGCCATTAGGGGTATACGACTTTGTGAAACGCACTTCTTTTATGCAATTCTCCAAAGCTCGTTTACAAGAGTTGGCGCCTCATATTGCAGTATTAGCCCGGACAGAAGGATTAGAAGGACATGCTCGGTCCATTGAGATTCGTTTTGATGAAAAAGCTGATCAGTTTACATTTGATAATGAGGAAGTGAATGGTTTGTATGGACACTAA
- the hisI gene encoding phosphoribosyl-AMP cyclohydrolase: MDLVQRVQPDFVKGQGLLPTVVVDANTKDVLMVAWMNEESYKRTLATKETWFWSRSRQELWHKGGTSGHTQQVVRATLDCDGDTLLLEVIPKGPACHTGASSCFFNEIELL, translated from the coding sequence ATGGATTTAGTACAGCGTGTACAGCCTGATTTTGTAAAAGGGCAAGGTTTATTACCTACTGTTGTAGTTGATGCGAATACGAAAGACGTACTTATGGTAGCGTGGATGAATGAGGAAAGCTATAAACGGACATTAGCAACCAAAGAAACGTGGTTCTGGTCGCGTTCACGGCAAGAATTATGGCATAAGGGTGGTACGAGTGGTCACACACAGCAGGTGGTACGAGCTACGCTTGATTGTGATGGTGATACATTACTGTTAGAAGTTATTCCTAAAGGCCCTGCTTGTCATACAGGGGCGAGCAGTTGCTTTTTTAATGAAATAGAGTTGTTATAA
- a CDS encoding energy-coupling factor ABC transporter ATP-binding protein, whose amino-acid sequence MLEVKGLRFGYVLGQDIIDNVDFTIGEGEFIAVGGRNGCGKTTVTRLLMGLEKPRGGKMFYDGEDITNLSPADRGRFIGYVFQQPDRQMFRPTVAEEVGFGPEQLGYTKAEVADITSKALAATGISHLRDAYPPTLRRGEKQRVAIASALAMKSKILILDEPTSGQDGKETRELLELLETLRATGLTILLVTHDMEIMAAHCTRAIIIGYGTKAFDGTPEELFTARDDLFDLGLTKPPCVALAETVSGLGYCKSMEEFEAKMLARKGRS is encoded by the coding sequence ATGCTAGAAGTTAAAGGCTTGCGCTTTGGGTATGTCCTAGGGCAAGATATTATAGATAATGTAGATTTTACAATTGGTGAAGGGGAATTTATTGCTGTCGGTGGTCGTAATGGTTGTGGTAAAACAACGGTGACTCGTTTGTTGATGGGACTTGAAAAGCCACGCGGCGGTAAGATGTTCTATGATGGGGAAGATATTACTAACTTATCACCGGCTGATCGTGGTCGTTTTATTGGCTATGTATTTCAACAGCCAGATCGGCAGATGTTCCGCCCTACGGTAGCTGAAGAAGTAGGCTTTGGGCCTGAACAATTAGGTTATACCAAAGCAGAGGTAGCCGATATTACATCTAAAGCATTGGCGGCTACAGGGATTAGTCATTTGCGTGATGCTTATCCGCCAACGCTTCGCCGAGGAGAAAAACAACGAGTGGCTATTGCATCGGCCTTGGCTATGAAGTCTAAGATTTTAATTTTAGATGAACCGACCAGTGGTCAAGACGGCAAAGAAACTCGTGAATTATTAGAATTATTGGAAACATTGCGAGCTACAGGGCTTACGATTTTGTTAGTGACTCATGATATGGAAATTATGGCCGCTCATTGTACACGGGCTATTATTATTGGCTATGGTACCAAAGCGTTTGATGGTACACCCGAAGAATTATTTACAGCCCGCGATGATTTATTTGATTTGGGTCTTACCAAGCCACCGTGTGTGGCACTAGCAGAAACGGTATCTGGTCTTGGGTATTGTAAGTCTATGGAAGAATTTGAAGCTAAAATGCTAGCCCGTAAGGGTCGCAGTTAG
- a CDS encoding ATP phosphoribosyltransferase regulatory subunit codes for MKQKRLPQGFRDEFGEEAQKKALLSNLMSKCFYKRGYTKIITPLIEYKNVFDDYDLAIQQKLYELVDNSQDRLVVRPDLTLPIARFLANIQVSLPKKFYYIGDVLAMNQAHRGWANQVTQAGIELVGYESNRAELECLLVINQVNRLLLNNQLYLELSDARFAPTIVDALGLTVAEEEVLFEALFNKNVPQYERIIEGYAENALYPLLVVWPRLFGSVEEVQQELNQVILPMAAQRIVNGLMELAKTVQYMSNQQVRLDLSSRPPQPYYTGLTFRGYVDEVASYIVSGGRYDQLLANFQKEPTCAVGMAFDLDVLSDVAQMEVPKAKPILVYYEKEAWAKATAYLVNHPAYSLVLADTLEEAREQAIRENAVLYVVSQEGVSEDA; via the coding sequence ATGAAACAGAAACGATTGCCTCAAGGATTTCGAGATGAGTTTGGTGAAGAAGCACAGAAAAAAGCACTTCTAAGCAATTTAATGTCGAAATGTTTTTATAAGCGAGGCTATACCAAAATTATAACACCCTTAATTGAATATAAAAATGTGTTTGATGATTATGATTTAGCGATTCAGCAGAAACTCTATGAATTAGTAGATAATTCACAAGATCGTTTAGTGGTGCGACCTGATTTAACGCTACCAATTGCTCGATTCTTAGCGAATATACAGGTGAGTTTACCTAAGAAATTTTATTATATTGGTGATGTACTGGCTATGAATCAAGCTCATCGTGGTTGGGCTAATCAGGTGACACAAGCAGGTATTGAATTAGTAGGCTATGAGTCGAATCGGGCTGAATTAGAATGTTTGCTGGTGATTAATCAAGTTAATCGTTTGTTGCTTAATAATCAATTGTATTTAGAGTTAAGTGATGCTCGGTTTGCACCTACTATTGTAGATGCATTGGGGCTAACAGTGGCTGAAGAAGAAGTTTTGTTTGAAGCTTTATTTAATAAAAACGTACCACAATATGAACGAATTATTGAGGGGTACGCAGAAAATGCTTTATATCCTTTATTAGTTGTATGGCCACGATTATTTGGCTCTGTTGAAGAAGTTCAGCAAGAATTAAATCAAGTCATTTTGCCAATGGCAGCACAACGTATTGTCAATGGATTGATGGAATTGGCAAAAACAGTGCAATATATGTCGAATCAACAAGTGCGGTTAGATTTAAGTAGCCGTCCACCTCAACCTTATTATACAGGGCTTACCTTTAGGGGGTATGTAGATGAAGTGGCGAGCTATATTGTAAGCGGTGGTCGCTATGACCAGTTGTTAGCGAATTTTCAAAAAGAACCAACATGTGCTGTTGGTATGGCGTTTGATTTAGATGTATTAAGTGATGTGGCGCAGATGGAAGTGCCTAAGGCAAAACCTATATTGGTATATTATGAAAAAGAGGCGTGGGCCAAAGCAACCGCTTATTTAGTGAACCATCCAGCTTATAGTTTAGTGCTGGCAGATACGTTGGAAGAGGCTAGAGAACAAGCTATACGAGAAAATGCCGTTTTATATGTGGTAAGTCAAGAAGGAGTGAGTGAAGATGCTTAG
- the hisJ gene encoding histidinol-phosphatase HisJ: MSKQYSIVGHNQYEGQLVDGHLHTELCPHGTGEKVALLIEKAIDLGFYKLCLTEHAPLPSGFVRRYKGDKEAYDTAAIRTDQVEPYLALGTELQKEYGQYINLSVGFEVDYLPGFEESTREFLTLVGPYTGDNLLSVHFMLGVDDGFWCVDYSEAEFQRGFGPWLTKQDVLYRRYFQSVLEGVQTDFGPHTPVRIGHLDLIKKYQHHFNFKSSYDKATQQVIREILQTLRFQNRTLDYNIAGLYKSNCREMYPSSFIQGMAYAIGVPYMIGSDSHGVSAFENAWTPE, translated from the coding sequence ATGAGTAAACAATATTCAATCGTAGGTCATAACCAGTATGAAGGACAATTGGTAGATGGCCATTTGCACACAGAACTATGTCCTCATGGGACAGGGGAAAAAGTCGCCCTTTTAATTGAAAAAGCCATTGACTTAGGGTTTTACAAGCTATGTTTAACAGAACATGCGCCTTTACCTAGTGGCTTTGTGCGCCGTTATAAAGGTGACAAAGAGGCCTATGACACAGCGGCTATTCGCACAGATCAAGTGGAACCATATTTAGCATTAGGAACAGAATTACAAAAGGAATATGGCCAATATATTAATCTATCGGTAGGCTTTGAAGTTGATTATTTGCCGGGGTTTGAAGAATCTACGCGAGAGTTCCTTACTTTGGTAGGGCCTTATACGGGTGATAATCTACTATCGGTTCATTTTATGTTAGGTGTTGACGATGGTTTTTGGTGTGTTGATTATAGCGAAGCGGAATTTCAGCGTGGCTTTGGTCCATGGTTAACTAAGCAAGATGTATTGTATCGGCGCTATTTTCAATCAGTATTAGAAGGGGTACAAACAGATTTTGGGCCTCATACGCCTGTGCGAATTGGGCATTTAGATTTGATTAAGAAATATCAGCATCATTTTAATTTTAAATCGTCCTATGATAAAGCGACGCAACAAGTGATTCGCGAGATTTTACAGACTTTGAGATTTCAGAATCGCACTCTTGATTACAATATAGCAGGTCTATATAAGTCGAATTGTCGTGAAATGTATCCGAGTTCTTTTATTCAAGGTATGGCCTATGCTATAGGAGTACCGTATATGATAGGCTCTGATTCTCACGGTGTTAGTGCTTTTGAAAACGCATGGACTCCAGAATAA
- the hisA gene encoding 1-(5-phosphoribosyl)-5-[(5-phosphoribosylamino)methylideneamino]imidazole-4-carboxamide isomerase, with protein sequence MIFPAIDIQNKRSVRLFKGDFNQEIVINPDPVAQASTYETAGIKALHVVDLDGAKAGKPVNYDSIVGIRQVFRGVIEVGGGIRDEATIKAYLEAGVNRVILGSVALKQAEFTKRMLATYGAERIVIGVDGLEGNVATEGWLEQSEVTMATLIREMVMAGAQYFIVTDISRDGTMSGANEILLSQLQAQFPEATIIASGGIRHREDIVSLRKKGITHCIVGKALYEGPLTLADVVALEEELC encoded by the coding sequence ATGATATTTCCTGCCATTGATATACAAAATAAACGAAGTGTGCGTCTTTTTAAAGGCGATTTTAACCAAGAAATCGTGATTAATCCCGACCCGGTGGCACAAGCGAGTACTTATGAAACTGCCGGGATTAAAGCGCTTCATGTGGTTGACTTAGATGGGGCTAAAGCAGGGAAACCTGTAAATTATGATAGCATTGTAGGGATACGCCAGGTCTTTCGTGGTGTCATTGAAGTGGGGGGCGGTATTCGTGATGAGGCGACTATTAAAGCATATTTAGAAGCAGGGGTTAATCGTGTTATTTTAGGTTCTGTAGCGTTAAAACAGGCTGAATTTACGAAACGGATGTTAGCTACTTACGGGGCTGAACGTATTGTGATTGGTGTTGATGGTCTTGAAGGGAACGTAGCGACGGAAGGTTGGCTAGAGCAGTCGGAAGTGACTATGGCGACATTGATTCGTGAAATGGTGATGGCTGGGGCCCAATATTTTATTGTTACCGATATTAGCCGTGATGGGACTATGTCAGGTGCTAATGAAATTTTGCTTAGTCAGTTGCAGGCCCAGTTTCCAGAGGCTACTATTATTGCGTCTGGCGGTATCCGCCATAGAGAGGATATTGTGAGTCTTCGTAAAAAAGGAATTACTCATTGCATTGTGGGCAAGGCACTTTATGAAGGGCCCTTAACCTTGGCCGATGTGGTAGCGTTAGAGGAGGAGCTATGTTAG
- the hisG gene encoding ATP phosphoribosyltransferase translates to MLSIALTKGRVEEQVIPLLETCGIDCEPLRNKKRKLVIPLGDSLEVILVKGGDVLTYLNHGVVDIGIVGSDILEEQQNTSYELLDLQTGRCQFILASLAGYDLNEPRRHTIGTKYPNITKAYFASRGKDVEIIKIEGSVELAPLIGLADAIVDITETGTTLRENNLQVFDWLMPISTRLVANPLALKQKRSEIFSLVDRLKTMRRTL, encoded by the coding sequence ATGCTTAGCATAGCGTTAACGAAAGGTCGTGTAGAGGAACAAGTCATACCCCTTCTTGAAACTTGTGGGATTGATTGTGAACCCTTGCGCAATAAAAAACGTAAATTGGTCATTCCATTAGGTGATAGTTTAGAAGTGATTTTAGTAAAAGGTGGCGACGTATTAACGTACCTTAATCATGGAGTCGTTGACATTGGGATTGTAGGTAGCGATATTTTAGAAGAACAGCAAAACACGAGTTATGAATTATTGGATTTACAAACGGGGCGTTGCCAATTTATTTTAGCTTCATTAGCTGGTTATGATTTAAATGAACCACGACGACATACGATAGGAACTAAATACCCTAATATTACCAAAGCATACTTTGCCAGTCGTGGTAAAGATGTAGAGATTATAAAGATTGAAGGATCGGTTGAGTTGGCGCCATTGATTGGGTTAGCTGATGCGATTGTAGATATTACAGAAACGGGCACTACATTGCGAGAAAATAATTTACAGGTGTTTGATTGGTTGATGCCGATTTCTACACGGTTAGTGGCCAATCCATTAGCATTAAAGCAAAAACGTAGTGAAATTTTTAGTTTAGTGGATCGCTTGAAGACGATGAGGAGAACATTATGA
- the hisB gene encoding imidazoleglycerol-phosphate dehydratase HisB, which yields MDTKNRVLTLGATKEGITSDSSLLQAKGRCGKVTRVTGETNITVSLSLDAQTGVMVDTGIGFLDHMLSLLAKHGRFGLTVDAKGDTYIDAHHTVEDVALALGQALTQALGAKEQIERYGQAWAPMDEALTQVVIDLSGRPYLVYKAELTTPVLGGNFETELVEDFFQALAMNGLMNLHVRNEYGRNTHHIIESMFKATGRALRQAVTINTEIEGINSTKGSLTV from the coding sequence ATGGACACTAAGAATAGAGTGTTAACGTTAGGGGCTACTAAAGAAGGCATTACCTCGGATAGTTCTTTACTACAGGCTAAAGGCCGTTGTGGTAAGGTGACACGGGTAACGGGAGAAACGAATATTACCGTTAGTTTGTCATTAGATGCACAGACGGGTGTCATGGTTGATACGGGTATTGGTTTCCTTGATCACATGCTAAGCTTATTGGCTAAGCATGGCCGTTTTGGTTTAACCGTGGACGCTAAAGGCGATACTTATATTGATGCGCATCATACGGTTGAAGATGTAGCTCTGGCCCTAGGTCAGGCTTTAACACAAGCGTTAGGTGCTAAAGAACAAATTGAACGGTATGGTCAGGCTTGGGCACCTATGGATGAAGCCTTGACTCAAGTGGTTATAGATTTAAGTGGTCGGCCGTATTTAGTGTATAAGGCGGAGCTTACCACACCTGTACTTGGTGGAAATTTTGAAACCGAATTGGTAGAAGACTTCTTTCAAGCTTTGGCAATGAATGGTTTAATGAATCTTCATGTTCGCAATGAATATGGTCGTAATACGCATCACATCATTGAAAGCATGTTTAAGGCTACAGGCCGTGCTTTGCGACAAGCTGTCACCATTAATACTGAGATTGAAGGCATTAATTCTACCAAAGGAAGTTTGACTGTTTAA
- the hisF gene encoding imidazole glycerol phosphate synthase subunit HisF produces the protein MLAKRIIPCLDVDNGRVKKGVNFVNLVDVGDPVAIAASYETQGADEQVFLDITATTEGRGTFSDVISAISEKVFMPLTVGGGIRSVEDMQRLLQAGADKISLNSAALANPELIRAGAEKFGNQCMVVAIDVKQDPHTGVRYAYTHGGRKKTDWLAYEWAQEAVRLGAGELLVTSMDKDGTKSGFDIDLYEQLCELVQVPIIASGGAGTVEHFVEVFQATNVTGALAASIFHFGEVTIEDVKKALRAHNIPVR, from the coding sequence ATGTTAGCTAAACGAATTATTCCTTGTTTGGATGTGGACAATGGGCGCGTAAAAAAGGGTGTTAATTTTGTAAATCTAGTAGATGTAGGGGACCCTGTTGCCATTGCTGCTTCCTATGAAACGCAAGGGGCTGATGAACAAGTCTTTTTAGATATTACAGCGACGACAGAAGGGCGAGGCACCTTTAGTGATGTTATATCCGCTATTTCTGAAAAAGTATTTATGCCACTCACGGTAGGTGGCGGGATTCGAAGTGTTGAGGATATGCAGCGGTTATTGCAAGCAGGGGCTGATAAGATTTCATTGAATTCAGCGGCGTTAGCTAATCCAGAGCTTATTCGGGCTGGGGCAGAAAAATTTGGCAATCAGTGTATGGTAGTGGCCATTGATGTAAAGCAGGATCCTCATACTGGTGTGCGGTACGCCTATACACATGGGGGGCGTAAGAAAACAGATTGGTTAGCTTATGAATGGGCCCAAGAGGCTGTACGCCTAGGGGCTGGTGAATTACTAGTAACTAGCATGGATAAAGATGGGACTAAATCTGGTTTTGATATTGATTTATATGAGCAGTTGTGTGAATTAGTACAAGTGCCGATTATTGCCTCTGGTGGCGCGGGAACGGTGGAACATTTTGTAGAGGTGTTTCAGGCAACCAATGTGACAGGTGCTTTAGCAGCGTCTATTTTTCACTTTGGTGAAGTAACAATTGAAGACGTAAAAAAAGCCTTACGGGCTCATAATATTCCCGTTCGATAA